Proteins encoded by one window of Shewanella avicenniae:
- a CDS encoding DUF5343 domain-containing protein: MALPSVYTQVYGQISEFFQKIQEGQAPSTFTQQHLKDIGFASTNHRAFIPILKALGFLTPGGAPTNRYHDYRDKSQSRQIMGEAVKEAYSDLFLIKSHPKDADKNLIEGKFKSTHNAKDRPAELMAKTFFGLLAISDIDHSPKATAKVEKTLEVGDEDKTATQAQPESVLQVPVSGVQPSLHYNIQIHLPATKDIEVYNSIFKSLKEHLLG; the protein is encoded by the coding sequence CAAGTCTACGGACAAATTTCTGAATTTTTCCAAAAAATTCAGGAAGGACAAGCGCCTTCAACATTTACTCAGCAACACCTTAAAGACATTGGTTTTGCCTCAACAAACCATCGAGCGTTTATTCCGATTCTCAAGGCACTAGGTTTTTTGACCCCCGGAGGTGCGCCAACCAATAGATATCATGATTACAGGGATAAATCACAATCTCGTCAAATCATGGGAGAGGCAGTTAAAGAAGCTTATTCTGACTTGTTTCTTATAAAGTCACACCCGAAAGATGCTGATAAAAATCTTATTGAAGGGAAATTCAAGAGTACCCACAATGCTAAAGATCGGCCCGCAGAGCTAATGGCAAAAACCTTTTTTGGGTTACTTGCAATTTCAGATATTGATCATTCACCAAAAGCTACAGCGAAAGTTGAAAAAACTCTAGAAGTTGGTGATGAAGACAAGACAGCCACACAAGCTCAACCAGAATCAGTATTGCAAGTTCCTGTGTCTGGTGTTCAACCGAGCTTACATTACAATATACAGATTCATCTTCCAGCCACAAAAGACATTGAGGTATATAACTCAATATTCAAATCCCTGAAGGAGCATTTGCTTGGATAG
- a CDS encoding Swt1 family HEPN domain-containing protein codes for MDSYKKDLRDFLFRGLMFESEATSFQKAGIQIGADLSAADEKLLAEQIAPFSISRRNNAIEMARLYALLHCFENEVRSLIRSTLEENEGVDWWEKLPNKVKGHAQSRQETAFKDSWLEGEKEDLLGFVDFGMLAAIIIEKWSFFEDIMPSQHWLKQRMEELEKSRNFIAHNRMLLPSEFNRIYMYIADWNRVIGL; via the coding sequence TTGGATAGCTATAAGAAGGATTTGCGAGACTTTTTGTTTCGGGGTCTGATGTTTGAATCTGAAGCAACTAGCTTTCAGAAGGCTGGGATTCAAATTGGTGCTGATTTATCAGCTGCAGATGAAAAGCTATTGGCTGAACAAATTGCGCCTTTCAGTATTAGTCGTCGTAATAATGCAATAGAAATGGCAAGGCTATATGCTTTATTACACTGCTTCGAGAATGAAGTCAGATCTTTGATCAGATCAACACTAGAGGAAAACGAAGGTGTGGATTGGTGGGAAAAATTACCTAACAAAGTTAAAGGACATGCTCAATCTAGGCAAGAAACTGCGTTTAAAGATTCGTGGCTGGAAGGTGAAAAGGAAGATCTTCTAGGTTTCGTAGATTTTGGGATGTTAGCAGCGATAATTATCGAAAAGTGGTCTTTCTTTGAAGATATCATGCCTTCGCAGCATTGGCTGAAGCAGCGGATGGAAGAACTGGAAAAATCACGAAATTTCATTGCGCACAATCGAATGCTTCTTCCAAGTGAGTTCAACCGCATATATATGTATATAGCAGATTGGAACAGGGTCATCGGCTTGTAG
- a CDS encoding coproporphyrinogen III oxidase family protein, producing MSSVIESLDRQLVLPYQANITTPDWMLRAMEKVMHYYVDKNLRLDTLSAEIMPAPQPGKKYMLYAHVPFCHTLCSYCTFHRFLFKEDKARRYFVALRKEMDMVKALGYDFESMYIGGGTTTVLEDELARTIEHAKTLFPSIKEVSCESDPQHLDSPGFKQLKGLVDRMSIGVQSFNDDILKMTERLEKFGSGQQTFDKIMAAKELFPIINVDLIFGFRGQTDEVIQHDLNMASKLDPRQITTYPLMVTHQTRKSVKANLAAPHHDMANQYRMILNTLNGQYNQLSAWAFGKANDEGFDEYVIDYDEYLGVGSGSFSFLNDTLYVNTFSLRRYEDRIINGKMGVEQQKNYSKKDVMQYRFLLGMFSGRLNRKYFRDTFGVNLDTALFKEMTSMKMIGAIKNDPSNPDELIVTDNGKMMGLLMMKEFYAGMDNVRAQLRKPLKQCDM from the coding sequence ATGTCATCCGTTATTGAAAGCCTAGATCGTCAATTGGTTCTCCCTTACCAAGCGAACATTACCACACCGGATTGGATGTTACGCGCGATGGAAAAGGTGATGCATTACTATGTTGATAAGAATCTGCGCTTGGATACGCTGTCAGCGGAAATCATGCCAGCACCACAGCCGGGCAAAAAGTACATGTTGTATGCCCATGTGCCGTTCTGTCATACCCTGTGCTCCTACTGCACCTTCCACCGTTTCCTGTTTAAAGAAGACAAGGCGCGTCGCTACTTTGTCGCGCTGCGCAAAGAGATGGACATGGTCAAAGCCTTAGGTTATGACTTTGAATCTATGTACATCGGTGGCGGCACCACCACAGTGCTCGAAGATGAATTAGCACGTACCATCGAGCACGCTAAAACCCTGTTCCCATCGATCAAAGAAGTGTCGTGCGAATCCGATCCACAACACCTCGACAGCCCTGGCTTTAAACAGCTCAAAGGCTTGGTTGACCGGATGTCGATTGGGGTACAAAGCTTTAACGACGACATTTTGAAAATGACCGAACGCCTAGAAAAATTCGGCTCTGGTCAGCAAACCTTCGACAAGATCATGGCGGCCAAAGAGCTGTTCCCGATCATCAACGTCGACCTGATTTTTGGTTTCCGTGGTCAAACCGATGAAGTGATTCAACACGACTTGAACATGGCATCTAAGCTCGACCCACGGCAGATCACCACCTATCCATTGATGGTGACCCACCAAACCCGTAAAAGCGTTAAAGCTAACTTGGCCGCACCGCATCACGATATGGCCAACCAATATCGCATGATTTTGAATACTCTGAACGGCCAATATAACCAGCTGTCAGCGTGGGCGTTTGGTAAAGCAAACGATGAAGGTTTTGACGAATACGTGATTGATTATGATGAATATTTGGGCGTTGGCTCAGGTTCTTTCAGCTTTTTAAATGATACCTTGTACGTTAACACCTTCTCATTGCGCCGTTACGAAGACCGTATCATCAACGGCAAAATGGGCGTTGAGCAACAGAAGAACTACAGCAAGAAAGATGTGATGCAATATCGCTTCCTGCTGGGTATGTTCTCTGGCCGTTTGAACCGCAAGTATTTCCGCGATACCTTTGGGGTGAACTTGGATACTGCGCTGTTCAAAGAGATGACCTCAATGAAGATGATCGGTGCCATCAAAAATGACCCAAGCAATCCCGATGAGCTGATTGTGACCGACAACGGTAAGATGATGGGCTTGTTGATGATGAAAGAATTCTACGCAGGTATGGACAACGTGCGTGCGCAATTGCGTAAGCCACTGAAACAGTGTGATATGTAA
- a CDS encoding formate dehydrogenase subunit gamma: MNKLFTRIGLAFVLLFSALSFAADKPAPEQPVDNGLLWAQLKDGATGYTTSQSEFHAMPINSYDLRVLELRSDWLAPGLTAALFGMIVIFALFIMVNGISKLHHGFSGKMVHRWSKFDISIHWLGAIPCLTLILTGLTLLAGRFFLQPFVSEGFWASFVSIGKQIHNIMAFPFMLGWLLMTVLWAKNQMPKMYDVKWFLVVGGYINFGPFKGKHPDAGFANAGEKMWFWTFALFGLVISASGLLLIFPNLFEPSRTLSLISLVLHSISAIIICAFSIVHIFMATVMSEGGMDCMISGYCDENWATQHHNLWYDEIKANGTLKYRD; encoded by the coding sequence ATGAACAAATTGTTCACCCGTATCGGGTTAGCCTTTGTGTTGTTGTTCAGCGCATTGAGCTTTGCAGCCGATAAACCTGCGCCAGAGCAACCGGTAGACAACGGTTTGTTATGGGCGCAGTTAAAAGATGGTGCTACGGGCTACACCACCTCACAAAGTGAGTTTCACGCCATGCCGATCAACAGCTATGATCTGCGCGTGTTGGAACTGCGGAGTGACTGGTTAGCGCCAGGGCTGACAGCCGCGTTGTTTGGCATGATCGTCATCTTCGCCCTGTTTATCATGGTTAACGGTATCTCCAAATTGCATCACGGTTTTTCCGGCAAAATGGTTCATCGTTGGTCGAAGTTCGACATCTCCATTCACTGGTTAGGTGCGATCCCTTGCTTAACGTTGATCCTCACCGGGTTAACCTTGTTGGCGGGCCGTTTCTTCCTGCAACCCTTTGTGAGTGAAGGTTTTTGGGCGAGCTTTGTCAGTATTGGTAAGCAGATCCACAACATCATGGCCTTCCCATTTATGTTGGGTTGGTTGCTGATGACCGTGTTGTGGGCGAAAAACCAAATGCCAAAAATGTACGACGTGAAGTGGTTCTTGGTCGTGGGTGGTTACATCAACTTTGGTCCATTCAAAGGTAAACACCCAGACGCTGGTTTCGCCAACGCCGGTGAGAAAATGTGGTTCTGGACCTTCGCCTTGTTTGGCTTAGTGATTTCAGCATCAGGTTTGCTGCTGATTTTCCCTAACTTGTTCGAACCAAGCCGTACCCTGAGCCTTATCTCATTGGTACTGCACAGCATCAGCGCCATCATCATTTGTGCCTTCTCCATCGTGCACATCTTCATGGCGACTGTGATGTCAGAAGGTGGTATGGATTGTATGATCTCTGGCTACTGTGATGAGAACTGGGCAACCCAGCACCACAACCTGTGGTACGACGAAATCAAAGCTAACGGCACGCTGAAATATCGTGACTAA
- the fdh3B gene encoding formate dehydrogenase FDH3 subunit beta yields MATMKFLCDSKRCIECNGCVTACKNENDEALEWGIQRRRVVTINDGERGEASISVACMHCSDAPCMAVCPADCFYRTEDGVILHNKDKCIGCGYCLYACPFGAPQFKKNGAFGSRGKMDKCTFCSGGPEENHSEAERAKYGSNRIAEGKLPMCAELCATKALLAGDAEVVSNIFRERVAYRGADNAAWK; encoded by the coding sequence ATGGCAACTATGAAATTTTTATGTGATAGCAAGCGCTGCATCGAATGTAACGGCTGTGTCACTGCCTGTAAAAACGAAAACGATGAAGCCCTGGAATGGGGTATTCAACGCCGCCGCGTTGTGACCATTAATGATGGTGAACGTGGTGAAGCTTCAATCTCTGTTGCGTGTATGCATTGTTCAGATGCACCTTGCATGGCTGTGTGCCCAGCAGATTGCTTCTATCGCACCGAAGACGGTGTGATCCTGCACAACAAAGACAAGTGTATCGGTTGTGGTTACTGCTTATACGCCTGCCCATTTGGTGCACCGCAGTTTAAGAAAAATGGCGCCTTCGGCAGCCGTGGCAAGATGGACAAATGTACCTTCTGCTCTGGCGGTCCTGAAGAAAACCATTCAGAAGCTGAACGCGCTAAGTACGGTTCAAACCGTATCGCTGAAGGCAAACTGCCAATGTGTGCTGAGTTGTGTGCGACTAAGGCCCTGTTAGCTGGCGACGCAGAAGTTGTATCGAACATCTTCCGTGAACGCGTAGCTTACCGTGGTGCTGATAACGCCGCTTGGAAGTAA
- a CDS encoding formate dehydrogenase subunit alpha has product MKLTRTSSVAAKADKPTLGISRRQFMKNAGVTAGGIAAASFLGTGMMRRAEAKDVPHDAPIEIKRTVCSACAVGCGLYAEVQNGVWTGQEPAFDHPFNQGGHCAKGAALREHGHGEKRVKYPMKLVDGKWKRISWETAIEEVGDQMLKIRQESGPDSLYFMGSAKFSNEGCYMYRKFAAMWGTNNVDHSARICHSTTVAGVANTWGYGAQTNSFNDIQNTKAIFFIGANPAEAHPVAMQHILLAKERNNAKIIVIDPRFSRTAAHSDLHVAIRPGTDIPFIYGMLWHIFENGWEDKTFIEQRVFAMDEIRKEAAKFPPKEVANICGISEESIYQTAKLFADNRPGTVVWCMGGTQHHVGNANTRAYCILQLALGNMGKQGGGTNIFRGHDNVQGATDLGLLFDTLPGYYGLTTAAWKHWSHVWDLDFDWVQNRFDNGEYLERVPMNTPGIPCSRWHDGVLEGKAKLAQRDNIRMAFFWGQSVNTETRQRDVRDALDKMDTVVVVDPAPTMAGVMHRRKNGVYLLPACTQFESRGSLSNSGRSIQWREQVIEPLFESKNDLEIMYMLAKKLGFDKEYTKRIQLDEKGIPLVEDVTREINRGMWTIGMSGQSPERIKQHTMNWGSFSNKTLEAEGGPCKGETYGLPWPCWGTPEQKHPGTQILYNTSKHVLQGGGNFRARYGVEYNGQNILANGSYSVGSEIQDGYPEFTDKLLKQLGWWDDLTAEEKAEAEGRNWKTDLSGGIQRVAMKHGCIPFGNAKARCIVWTFPDQIPVHREPLYTPRRDLVEKYPTYEDRQVHRLPTLYKSIQQQDMTGKYPLALTSGRLVEYEGGGEESRSNPWLAELQQNMFVEMHPADAADRGIRNGDKVWLEGAEGGRVLVDAMVTPRVKQGVTWMPYHFAGVMHGESLEPNYPEGTVPYVLGESANTALTYGYDPVTQMQETKSSLCQIVKA; this is encoded by the coding sequence ATGAAGTTAACTCGCACTTCCTCTGTCGCCGCTAAGGCCGACAAGCCGACTCTGGGGATCAGTCGTCGCCAGTTCATGAAAAATGCCGGGGTTACTGCCGGTGGTATCGCTGCAGCCTCATTTTTAGGCACAGGCATGATGCGTCGTGCTGAAGCGAAAGATGTTCCACACGATGCACCAATTGAAATAAAACGTACTGTATGTAGTGCTTGTGCGGTAGGTTGCGGTTTGTACGCTGAAGTACAAAACGGTGTTTGGACAGGTCAAGAACCCGCATTCGATCACCCATTCAACCAAGGCGGTCACTGTGCTAAAGGCGCTGCATTGCGTGAGCACGGCCATGGTGAAAAACGCGTTAAATATCCAATGAAGCTTGTTGATGGCAAGTGGAAACGCATCTCTTGGGAAACCGCGATTGAAGAAGTCGGCGACCAGATGCTCAAGATTCGCCAAGAGTCAGGTCCAGATTCTCTGTACTTCATGGGTAGTGCCAAGTTCTCTAATGAAGGCTGCTACATGTACCGTAAATTTGCGGCCATGTGGGGTACTAACAACGTCGACCACTCAGCTCGTATCTGTCACTCTACCACGGTAGCCGGTGTAGCAAACACTTGGGGTTACGGTGCGCAAACTAACTCGTTCAACGATATCCAAAACACTAAGGCGATCTTCTTCATCGGTGCAAACCCTGCTGAAGCTCACCCAGTGGCTATGCAGCACATCCTGCTGGCAAAAGAGCGTAACAACGCCAAGATCATCGTAATCGATCCACGTTTCTCTCGTACTGCAGCACACTCAGATCTGCACGTTGCTATCCGTCCAGGTACTGACATTCCGTTTATCTACGGTATGTTGTGGCACATTTTCGAAAACGGTTGGGAAGATAAAACCTTTATCGAACAACGTGTTTTCGCTATGGATGAGATCCGCAAAGAAGCCGCTAAGTTCCCACCAAAAGAAGTGGCGAACATCTGTGGTATCAGCGAAGAATCTATCTATCAAACCGCTAAGCTGTTTGCAGACAACCGTCCTGGCACTGTAGTTTGGTGTATGGGTGGTACTCAGCACCACGTTGGTAACGCCAACACTCGTGCATACTGTATTCTGCAGTTGGCCCTGGGCAACATGGGTAAACAAGGTGGCGGTACTAACATTTTCCGTGGTCACGATAACGTACAGGGCGCAACCGACTTAGGTCTGCTGTTCGATACGCTGCCTGGCTACTATGGTCTGACAACTGCTGCGTGGAAACACTGGTCACACGTGTGGGATCTGGACTTCGACTGGGTACAAAACCGTTTCGATAACGGCGAATACTTAGAGCGCGTGCCAATGAACACCCCAGGTATTCCATGTTCACGTTGGCATGACGGCGTGCTGGAAGGCAAAGCCAAACTGGCACAACGCGACAACATCCGTATGGCATTTTTCTGGGGTCAATCAGTGAACACTGAAACCCGTCAACGTGATGTACGTGATGCACTGGACAAGATGGACACAGTGGTTGTTGTTGACCCAGCACCAACTATGGCTGGTGTGATGCATCGCCGTAAAAACGGTGTTTACCTGCTGCCAGCATGTACTCAGTTTGAATCACGTGGTTCGCTGTCTAACTCTGGCCGTTCTATCCAATGGCGTGAACAAGTTATCGAACCATTGTTCGAATCTAAAAACGACTTGGAAATCATGTACATGTTGGCCAAAAAATTGGGCTTCGACAAAGAGTACACCAAGCGTATCCAACTGGATGAAAAAGGCATTCCATTAGTGGAAGACGTGACTCGCGAAATCAACCGCGGCATGTGGACCATTGGTATGAGTGGTCAAAGTCCAGAGCGTATCAAACAACACACCATGAACTGGGGTTCATTCAGCAACAAGACATTGGAAGCTGAAGGCGGCCCATGCAAAGGCGAAACCTATGGTCTGCCTTGGCCATGTTGGGGCACTCCAGAGCAGAAACACCCTGGTACGCAAATTCTGTATAACACAAGCAAACACGTACTGCAGGGCGGTGGTAACTTCCGTGCCCGTTACGGCGTTGAATACAATGGTCAAAACATTCTGGCCAACGGTTCGTACTCTGTAGGTTCTGAAATCCAAGACGGTTACCCAGAATTCACCGACAAGTTGCTCAAGCAACTGGGCTGGTGGGACGACCTGACTGCGGAAGAAAAAGCAGAAGCAGAAGGCCGTAACTGGAAGACTGACTTGTCAGGTGGTATCCAACGTGTGGCGATGAAGCACGGTTGTATTCCATTCGGTAACGCTAAAGCGCGTTGTATCGTATGGACCTTCCCTGACCAAATTCCAGTACACCGTGAGCCGCTGTACACCCCACGTCGTGACTTGGTTGAGAAATACCCAACCTATGAAGACCGTCAAGTACATCGTCTGCCTACTCTGTACAAGTCAATCCAACAACAGGATATGACTGGCAAGTACCCACTGGCACTGACCTCTGGTCGTCTGGTTGAGTACGAAGGTGGTGGTGAAGAATCACGTTCTAACCCATGGTTGGCAGAACTGCAGCAAAACATGTTTGTAGAAATGCACCCTGCAGACGCTGCAGACCGTGGCATCCGTAACGGCGACAAAGTGTGGCTGGAAGGTGCTGAAGGTGGCCGCGTATTGGTTGATGCGATGGTAACTCCACGCGTGAAACAAGGCGTAACTTGGATGCCATACCACTTCGCTGGTGTGATGCATGGTGAAAGCTTAGAGCCTAACTACCCAGAAGGTACCGTACCTTACGTGTTAGGCGAATCAGCGAACACCGCATTGACCTACGGTTATGACCCAGTAACTCAGATGCAGGAAACCAAGTCCTCTCTGTGTCAAATCGTCAAAGCCTAA
- a CDS encoding formate dehydrogenase, whose product MTQSKPDLSRRSLLKALTAGSVASAAVAATGVSANDTKPTEEHSVKANGYRETEHVRHYYNSLR is encoded by the coding sequence ATGACCCAATCTAAGCCAGATCTGAGCCGCCGTTCACTGCTGAAAGCATTGACTGCGGGTTCAGTTGCTAGTGCAGCGGTTGCCGCTACCGGCGTATCAGCTAACGACACTAAGCCAACTGAAGAACATTCAGTTAAAGCAAACGGATATCGTGAAACCGAGCATGTCCGTCACTATTACAACAGCCTGCGTTAA
- a CDS encoding formate dehydrogenase subunit gamma, giving the protein MLIKSLRSLFALMVLVFGLGLAGTSAMAADEQSSRQQATAQTSEADLWRAVKAGESGYTTAKGVETGVLINVVGEQGREVRNKYMTPIMAIAVVGVFAAFLLFYFVNGPSRLHHGFSGKMVFRWSKADLIIHWCVAISCLTLIFTGLNIMLGKHVLQPYVGGDLWAALIYGSKTIHDWVGPFFIVSWAVLVVKWLPDQMLKSYDFKWFLTVGGYFNIGPLKGKHPDSGFANAGEKMWFWTLAIFGLFIGISGVMMVLPTLDLPREASMAALLVHGISATLIIAFTIVHIWMATALSEGGMECMVSGYCDENWAMQHHNLWYDEIKANGTLKYRQD; this is encoded by the coding sequence ATGCTAATTAAATCACTGCGCAGTCTGTTTGCTCTCATGGTGTTGGTATTCGGGTTAGGGTTGGCTGGCACCAGCGCTATGGCAGCGGATGAACAATCCAGTCGCCAGCAGGCAACAGCACAAACCAGCGAAGCTGATCTGTGGCGTGCGGTAAAAGCCGGTGAATCTGGCTATACCACCGCTAAGGGCGTTGAAACTGGCGTTTTGATTAACGTTGTCGGCGAACAAGGACGCGAAGTGCGCAACAAATACATGACCCCAATTATGGCGATTGCCGTAGTGGGAGTATTTGCTGCGTTTCTGTTGTTCTACTTCGTAAACGGACCATCAAGATTGCATCACGGATTTTCCGGCAAGATGGTGTTTCGTTGGAGTAAAGCGGACTTGATCATCCACTGGTGTGTGGCAATCAGCTGTTTAACACTGATTTTCACAGGCCTCAACATCATGCTCGGCAAACATGTATTGCAGCCTTATGTAGGCGGCGATTTGTGGGCGGCATTGATCTACGGTTCCAAAACTATCCACGACTGGGTAGGACCATTCTTTATTGTCTCTTGGGCAGTATTAGTGGTGAAATGGTTGCCAGATCAAATGCTTAAAAGCTATGACTTCAAGTGGTTCCTGACCGTGGGCGGTTATTTCAATATCGGCCCATTGAAAGGTAAACACCCTGACTCAGGCTTTGCTAACGCCGGTGAGAAAATGTGGTTCTGGACCTTGGCAATTTTCGGTCTGTTCATCGGTATTTCCGGTGTGATGATGGTACTGCCAACTCTGGATCTACCACGTGAAGCGTCGATGGCGGCGTTGTTGGTACACGGTATCAGTGCAACCTTGATTATCGCGTTCACCATTGTCCATATTTGGATGGCAACTGCGCTCAGTGAAGGTGGTATGGAGTGTATGGTTTCCGGTTATTGTGATGAAAACTGGGCAATGCAACACCACAACCTTTGGTACGACGAAATCAAAGCAAACGGTACGTTAAAATACCGCCAAGATTGA
- the fdh3B gene encoding formate dehydrogenase FDH3 subunit beta, translated as MAVMKFLCDTKRCIECNGCVTACKNENDSALEWGIQRRRVVTINDGKPGEASISVACMHCTDAPCMAVCPADCFYRTEEGIVLHNKNTCIGCGYCFYACPFGAPQFPKKTAFGSRGKMDKCTFCAGGPEENFSEREHKMYGANRIAEGKLPMCAELCSTKALLAGDAEVVSGIYRERMARRGNPNTIWGYNPQTGDIN; from the coding sequence ATGGCAGTCATGAAATTCTTATGTGACACCAAGCGCTGCATCGAGTGTAACGGTTGTGTCACTGCCTGTAAAAACGAAAACGACTCCGCTCTTGAGTGGGGTATCCAGCGTCGCCGCGTGGTGACCATCAATGATGGTAAACCGGGTGAAGCTTCAATCTCTGTAGCCTGTATGCACTGTACAGATGCACCTTGTATGGCGGTTTGCCCAGCAGACTGTTTCTACCGTACTGAGGAAGGCATCGTACTGCATAACAAAAATACCTGTATTGGTTGTGGTTACTGCTTCTACGCTTGTCCTTTCGGTGCACCTCAGTTCCCGAAAAAGACTGCGTTCGGCAGCCGCGGCAAGATGGACAAATGTACCTTCTGTGCTGGCGGTCCAGAGGAGAACTTCTCTGAGCGTGAACATAAGATGTACGGTGCTAACCGTATCGCTGAAGGTAAATTGCCTATGTGTGCTGAGCTTTGCTCAACTAAGGCGTTGCTGGCAGGTGATGCGGAAGTGGTATCAGGCATCTATCGTGAACGTATGGCACGCCGCGGTAACCCAAACACCATTTGGGGCTACAACCCACAAACGGGTGATATCAACTAA